In Fibrobacter sp., the genomic window CTACAACAAATGCAAAGAAAACCGCATTCAACTTCATAGGCTACAATTTACAAAAAAGCTCTCTCTTGAGCCCAAAAATTTCTGTTTTCGCCCACGTTTACGTCGATGGCGAGTTCTTCTTTTAGTTCGCGGGCGAGGGCCTGCTGCGGGGTTTCGCCGGGTTCCACCTTGCCGCCCGGGAATTCCCAGCCGTCCTTGTAGTCGCCGTACCCGCGCTGCGTGGCAAAAAACCGAACGCCTGGCGTGCGAGGCGCAGCCGGATTCCCGAAAGGATCCGCGCAAATGATGCCTGCCACGACTTCTATGCGTTTCATGGGCGTAAAAATAGAAAAATCGCGAGAAAAATCATTTTTTTGCTTAAACCTATTGACTTTTGGCAATAAATTTTATAAAATTTAATTGTATACAATCAAATACGGCGAAACAAAATGCAATGAAATGCGGTGCAACCAAGCGCCGACATTCATAAAAAACGGAGGCTCATTATGGCAACCATCTACGATTTCACGCTCACCGACGGCAAGGGCAACCAGGTCCCGCTCGCAAACTTCAAGGGCAAGGTGATGCTCATCGTGAACACCGCGACCGGCTGCGGTTTTACCCCGCATTACAAGCCTATCGAACAGATGTATTCCGACTTCCACGACAAGGGCTTCGAAGTCATCGACATTCCCTGCAACCAGTTCAAGGGCCAGACCCCCGGCACCGACGACGAAATCCACGAATTCTGCACGCTCAACTACGGCACCGAATTCCCGCAAATGAAAAAGTCCGACGTGAATGGCCCCGACGAGCTGCCGCTCTACACCTACCTGAAATCGCAGAAGGGTTTCGAAGGCTTCGGCTTTGGCGTGAAGGCCGCCGCCATGGCAGTACTCCTCAAGAGCATCGACAAGGATTACAAGAATAATCCCGACATCAAGTGGAACTTCACCAAGTTCGTCGTGGACCGCGAAGGCAACGTTGTCGCGCGCTTCGAACCCACCGCCGACATGGACGCCGTGCGCGCCTGCGTAGAAAAACTGCTCTAGGAGATGCCGTGAACTGCCCCCAGTTAAAACTCGAAAACCAGCTGTGCTTCCCGCTGTATGCCGCATCCAAGGAGATTACGCGCCGTTACGCCCCGTACCTGGAGCCGCTCGACCTCACGTACACGCAGTACATTGTGATGCTCGTGCTGTGGGAAGAAAAGAAGTGTAACGTCTCGGAACTCGGCAAAAAACTGTTTCTCGATTCCGGGACGCTCACCCCGCTCCTGAAAAAGCTCGAGGCTAAGGGCTATGTCCAGCGTACCCGCGAACAGAGTGACGAGCGCTGCCTCTCGGTAAGCCTCACCGCCGAAGGCGAATCGCTCAAGCGCAAGGCCGCAAGCGTCCCCAAGTCCATGGCCAGCTGCGTCAACCTCTCCGACACCGAAGCCAAGACGCTGTACACCCTACTGTACAAGGTATTGGAAGGCTTTGGGGGGTGATCATTTTTTTCGGGCTGCTCTTGCGGCCTTGATCTCGGCCTCGATTTCCTCTTCGCTCATCCCGGCGGTTCCGTTCTTGTGAGCCTCGTCGTTGAGCGCATACAGGGCTTGCATCAGCCGACTGTTGTCTTGCGTGGTGGCAGAAGGGATTTCGTTCACGTTGAACGGAAGTCCCCTCTCAATGATAGCCCGCTTGAAGA contains:
- a CDS encoding MarR family transcriptional regulator; its protein translation is MNCPQLKLENQLCFPLYAASKEITRRYAPYLEPLDLTYTQYIVMLVLWEEKKCNVSELGKKLFLDSGTLTPLLKKLEAKGYVQRTREQSDERCLSVSLTAEGESLKRKAASVPKSMASCVNLSDTEAKTLYTLLYKVLEGFGG
- a CDS encoding glutathione peroxidase; amino-acid sequence: MATIYDFTLTDGKGNQVPLANFKGKVMLIVNTATGCGFTPHYKPIEQMYSDFHDKGFEVIDIPCNQFKGQTPGTDDEIHEFCTLNYGTEFPQMKKSDVNGPDELPLYTYLKSQKGFEGFGFGVKAAAMAVLLKSIDKDYKNNPDIKWNFTKFVVDREGNVVARFEPTADMDAVRACVEKLL
- a CDS encoding type II toxin-antitoxin system RelB/DinJ family antitoxin, translating into MAMSILQIRVDDNLKNEVSDLFERLGMDIPTAVRIFFKRAIIERGLPFNVNEIPSATTQDNSRLMQALYALNDEAHKNGTAGMSEEEIEAEIKAARAARKK
- a CDS encoding NUDIX domain-containing protein, with amino-acid sequence MKRIEVVAGIICADPFGNPAAPRTPGVRFFATQRGYGDYKDGWEFPGGKVEPGETPQQALARELKEELAIDVNVGENRNFWAQERAFL